A stretch of the Sinorhizobium alkalisoli genome encodes the following:
- a CDS encoding 4-oxalomesaconate tautomerase has translation MNDLLAIPCVLMRGGTSKGPFFLASDLPANASERDKILLSVMGSGHPLQIDGIGGGNPVTSKVAIVGPASLPGADVDYLFAQVRVEQQIVDTSPNCGNMLAAVGPFAIEAGLVPVRGETTLVRIHNVNTGKLIEAEVPTPNGSVSYLGEAAIDGVPGGAAPIALTFMDAAGARTGQLFPTGKPIDVIDGVAVTCIDCAMPMMLIEADSIGASGFESAAELNADRELLERLEKLRIAAGKRMGLGDVRDQVTPKPVLISRPTSEGDISVRYFMPHQCHPSLATTGAVGIATACISQDTVASLLIGRRAPPVVLSIEHPSGHLDVKLYERDGTVVAGILRTARRLFEGHVFAKPVTQMGCAA, from the coding sequence CTGCGAATGCCAGCGAGCGGGACAAGATCCTGCTCTCCGTCATGGGGTCGGGTCACCCGTTGCAGATCGATGGCATCGGCGGCGGCAACCCGGTCACGAGCAAGGTGGCCATCGTCGGACCTGCCAGCCTTCCTGGCGCCGACGTGGATTATCTCTTTGCCCAGGTGCGGGTCGAGCAACAGATTGTCGACACCTCCCCGAACTGCGGCAATATGCTGGCTGCGGTGGGCCCGTTTGCCATCGAAGCCGGACTTGTTCCAGTCCGTGGAGAAACGACGCTCGTCCGGATCCATAACGTCAACACCGGCAAGCTGATCGAGGCCGAAGTTCCCACGCCGAACGGCAGCGTCTCCTATCTCGGTGAAGCTGCAATTGACGGCGTGCCCGGCGGTGCAGCCCCGATCGCGCTGACCTTCATGGACGCAGCGGGGGCTCGCACCGGACAGCTCTTTCCCACTGGCAAGCCAATCGACGTGATCGACGGTGTGGCTGTCACCTGCATCGACTGTGCGATGCCGATGATGTTGATCGAGGCGGACTCGATCGGCGCAAGCGGCTTCGAGTCAGCGGCTGAACTCAATGCTGATAGGGAATTGCTTGAACGGTTGGAAAAACTGCGCATCGCGGCCGGCAAACGGATGGGCCTTGGAGACGTGCGCGATCAGGTAACGCCGAAGCCGGTGCTCATTTCCCGGCCAACGTCGGAAGGCGACATCAGCGTGCGGTATTTCATGCCGCATCAATGTCACCCGTCGCTGGCAACCACGGGCGCTGTAGGGATCGCCACGGCCTGTATCAGCCAGGATACAGTCGCCTCGCTACTGATCGGCCGGCGTGCCCCTCCAGTCGTGCTTTCCATAGAGCACCCGAGCGGCCACCTGGACGTCAAGCTCTACGAAAGAGACGGCACAGTCGTCGCCGGAATCCTTCGCACCGCCCGCCGGCTGTTCGAAGGACATGTTTTCGCAAAACCTGTCACGCAAATGGGTTGCGCGGCATAA